A single window of Huiozyma naganishii CBS 8797 chromosome 10, complete genome DNA harbors:
- the DSK2 gene encoding ubiquitin domain-containing protein DSK2 (similar to Saccharomyces cerevisiae DSK2 (YMR276W); ancestral locus Anc_8.837), protein MGITVGVKQGQNRWDVAVASEPGETTVAQFKELVAGVAGVPVENQRLIYSGKILKDAQTLEEYKITDGHTVHLVKSGGAKSAGSSSSSSEATTAAGTAGTAPAAGASMAAGQQPGFNPLADLTSARYAGYNLPMPSADMFGPDGGLTSGGGPGGPQSQEEILSMLENPIFQSQMNEMFSNPQMVDFLIQSNPQLQAMGPQAREMLQSPMFRQMLTNPDMVRQSMQFSQMMQGSGAGAGGADPNAFPAPGGDDTGAPTNTSTNASAAGPAGANPFSSLFGGAPAPAAQPFQSAPGFDAAAFMQAMSRNGATAPAAAPQDTRPPEERYEQQLRQLNDMGFSDFDRNVAALRRAGGSLQGALDALLNGDV, encoded by the coding sequence ATGGGCATCACAGTGGGCGTGAAACAGGGCCAGAACAGGTGGGACGTCGCGGTCGCGTCGGAACCAGGTGAAACGACCGTCGCGCAGTTCAAGGAACTCGTCGCGGGCGTTGCGGGCGTGCCCGTCGAGAACCAGCGGCTGATCTACTCGGGGAAGATCCTCAAGGACGCGCAGACGCTCGAGGAGTACAAGATCACGGACGGGCACACGGTGCACCTTGTGAAGAGTGGTGGGGCGAAGAGTGCTGgcagtagtagcagtagtagcGAAGCTACTACTGCTGCAGGTACGGCGGGCACTGCCCCAGCTGCTGGAGCCTCCATGGCAGCTGGACAGCAGCCCGGGTTCAACCCTCTAGCGGACCTGACGAGCGCGCGGTACGCAGGGTACAACCTGCCCATGCCCTCCGCGGATATGTTCGGTCCGGACGGCGGGTTGACCTCTGGTGGTGGGCCCGGCGGTCCACAATCGCAAGAGGAGATCCTCTCAATGCTCGAGAACCCGATTTTCCAGTCTCAGATGAACGAGATGTTCTCGAACCCGCAGATGGTCGACTTCCTCATCCAATCGAACCCACAACTACAGGCCATGGGGCCGCAGGCAAGAGAGATGCTTCAATCGCCCATGTTCAGACAGATGCTCACCAACCCGGATATGGTCAGGCAGTCCATGCAGTTCTCGCAGATGATGCAAGGTTCTGGCGCTGGTGCTGGCGGTGCAGACCCAAACGCATTCCCTGCCCCAGGCGGTGATGACACGGGGGCACCTACAAATACAAGTACAAATGCAAGTGCAGCTGGTCCAGCAGGTGCTAACCCCTTCTCGTCGCTGTTTGGTGGGGCGCCAGCTCCTGCAGCACAACCATTCCAGTCGGCACCGGGATTCGATGCGGCAGCATTCATGCAGGCGATGTCGCGCAACGGCGCCACGGCACCAGCGGCGGCACCACAGGATACACGTCCCCCAGAGGAACGCTACGAGCAGCAACTCAGACAACTAAACGACATGGGCTTCTCCGACTTCGACAGAAACGTCGCCGCTCTCAGACGCGCAGGCGGATCCCTTCAGGGCGCCCTCGACGCACTACTCAACGGCGACGTCTGA
- the BUL1 gene encoding ubiquitin-ubiquitin ligase BUL1 (similar to Saccharomyces cerevisiae BUL2 (YML111W) and BUL1 (YMR275C); ancestral locus Anc_8.834), whose translation MLIGESPIAAGASERPALRSAVSSTQESRSRGRQRGGAAATAAGPPTGAKTSWIRSASTSSLRRLQRGPPHAHAGPHTPGSNTSGAANPQLLVTRSHISQSPRPKDVEISEMGPLPPSLAPWGGYADMIDHPKQDEQRHGHTHAHVQGAVNGGDYDDYDESLVLDVLPSFEMYNALHRHIPQGNVNPDRHDFPPTYGEAAELQKGRGGSSGSSSRVGIAGDPAGLSRTLLPTTAPTLSMESTINSLRPLSTQHMQIGMPEGTSVGPGNGGSIRGLPARSVSEDMIQDDVNENDNIAIDKLYTLPKKATPINIDIKITKHASLPPQKPEDESILKEYTSGSLLHGYCTIENKGTVPLKFEMFYVTLEAYTSVIDKQRGKRTVKRFLRMVDLSASWSYTNIDLGTGFRMLPGSVDYDNTILGLNNNRILEPGTKYKKFFVFKLPRQLLDVTCKQQHFAHCLLPPSFGIDKYRNNCKYSGIKVNNVLGCGHLGSKGSPILTLDHVDDDLSVNYTVDARIVGKDMKTQMLNIMKEREYNIRFIPFGFHSSSVGERDPSRQLRDIMLLIEERLSALKKVFQRLEKNEPIKNSDINGTELAGTLEEDTVALDTRGILERKMNQLQLQNNNTLTQRTASPFDDIEKSEPREPLVESELNYRLKSKSSSKIGLFSGFRSNSSQTLSSANGSTTGGSTASMEKPRKTDKSGLILVASKIPVNSLPYWSPSLLRKTNKFEKQTRSAQENWERMRNSITEEEKTPLKNLTLNLTCLQSNNSMEHEPPQIQSVTTELVIVTGMSENSVPIRLNASLLMNSDKIHNISEQFRVYLDKIESYAVKFRENRDKLNELYNKNSRITQQRILQFTDFIPSSMYNNVESLSNLKVKVQTLGHVFKKQTDTLRDDYISPTASKTSLQGLGGGGGSGSGSNSGSNTPHLPHVKQPTSAKFAEQIVRQWVKKADAHFEREINVNLEYNTNLVETLVPSFESCLCCRFYCVQVHIKFHHAGSVELKIPVTVRHFEC comes from the coding sequence ATGTTGATTGGAGAGTCGCCAATTGCTGCGGGAGCGAGTGAGCGGCCCGCGTTGCGGTCCGCCGTGTCCTCGACACAGGAGTCCCGGTCGAGGGGCAGGCAGCGCGGCGGGGCCGCCGCCACTGCCGCAGGTCCACCTACAGGTGCCAAAACGTCTTGGATCCGCAGTGCATCCACTTCGAGTCTCAGACGGCTGCAGAGAGGTCCCCCACATGCGCATGCCGGGCCCCATACGCCAGGCTCGAATACTTCCGGGGCTGCGAATCCGCAATTGTTGGTCACTAGATCTCACATCAGTCAGTCGCCGAGGCCCAAGGACGTCGAAATCAGCGAGATGGGGCCCCTGCCGCCGTCATTGGCGCCCTGGGGCGGGTACGCGGACATGATAGACCATCCGAAGCAGGATGAACAGCGACACGGTCACACTCACGCTCACGTTCAGGGCGCTGTGAACGGTGGTGACTATGACGATTATGACGAGAGCCTCGTGCTGGACGTTCTGCCCTCCTTTGAAATGTACAACGCACTGCACAGGCATATACCACAGGGCAACGTCAACCCGGATAGACACGACTTCCCGCCCACGTACGGTGAAGCTGCAGAGTTGCAAAAGGGACGTGGTGGTAGCagtggtagtagtagcagGGTAGGGATCGCGGGGGACCCAGCGGGTCTCAGCAGAACACTCTTGCCCACAACAGCACCAACTTTATCCATGGAATCGACAATCAACAGTCTGCGACCACTGTCCACGCAGCATATGCAGATTGGCATGCCTGAAGGAACCTCCGTGGGACCAGGGAACGGTGGCAGTATTAGAGGACTACCCGCCAGGTCGGTGAGCGAGGATATGATCCAGGATGATGTGAACGAGAACGACAACATCGCCATTGACAAACTGTACACGCTGCCCAAGAAGGCCACACCGATCAATATCGACATCAAGATCACGAAACACGCCTCATTACCCCCGCAGAAACCAGAGGACGAGTCCATCCTCAAGGAGTACACCTCAGGGTCGCTGCTCCACGGGTACTGCACAATAGAGAACAAGGGGACCGTCCCCTTGAAGTTCGAAATGTTCTACGTCACATTGGAGGCCTATACCTCCGTGATCGACAAGCAACGAGGGAAAAGAACCGTGAAAAGGTTTTTGAGGATGGTCGATCTCAGCGCGTCCTGGTCGTATACGAATATAGATTTGGGCACCGGGTTCCGAATGCTCCCAGGGTCTGTAGACTACGACAACACGATATTGGGACTCAACAATAACAGGATCCTTGAGCCGGGTACAAAGTACAAGAAATTCTTTGTGTTCAAACTGCCACGACAACTGCTCGACGTCACATGTAAGCAGCAACACTTCGCTCACTGCCTGCTGCCACCCAGTTTTGGGATAGACAAGTATAGGAACAATTGCAAATATTCAGGAATTAAAGTCAACAACGTGCTGGGTTGCGGTCACTTGGGGTCGAAGGGGTCCCCCATTTTGACGCTAGACCATGTTGACGACGATCTGTCCGTCAATTACACCGTGGACGCAAGGATCGTGGGGAAGGACATGAAGACGCAGATGCTGAACATAATGAAGGAAAGGGAGTACAATATTAGGTTCATACCTTTCGGGTTCCATTCCTCCTCCGTGGGTGAGAGAGACCCCTCGCGACAGCTGCGAGACATCATGTTGCTGATTGAGGAACGGCTAAgcgctttgaagaaagtgttccaaagattggagaagaacgagcCTATTAAAAATTCTGACATCAATGGGACAGAACTGGCGGGAACATTAGAAGAGGACACTGTGGCGCTGGACACGCGAGGTATCCTTGAAAGGAAAATGAACCAACtacaacttcaaaacaacaacactcTGACCCAAAGAACCGCTTCACCCTTTGACGACATCGAAAAATCGGAGCCGAGGGAACCCCTGGTGGAGTCCGAGTTGAACTACCGCTTGAAGTCCAAGTCCTCCTCAAAGATAGGCTTGTTTTCAGGGTTCCGTTCCAACAGTTCACAAACACTGTCCTCCGCGAATGGCAGTACGACTGGTGGATCCACAGCGAGCATGGAAAAGCCGAGAAAGACGGACAAATCCGGGCTCATCCTCGTCGCGTCAAAGATTCCCGTGAACTCTTTGCCCTACTGGTCGCCTTCTCTATTGCGTAAGACGAACAAGTTTGAGAAACAGACGAGAAGCGCACAAGAAAACTGGGAACGTATGAGGAACTCTATCactgaagaggagaagacCCCCTTGAAGAACCTCACATTGAACCTCACGTGTCTTCAATCCAATAACAGCATGGAGCACGAGCCACCGCAGATCCAATCTGTGACCACCGAGTTGGTGATAGTAACCGGGATGTCCGAGAATTCCGTGCCCATACGGTTAAACGCGTCGCTTTTGATGAACAGTGACAAGATCCATAACATCAGCGAGCAGTTCCGCGTGTATTTGGACAAGATCGAGAGTTACGCCGTAAAGTTTAGAGAGAACAGAGACAAGTTGAACGAGCtgtacaacaagaacagcaGGATCACGCAACAGCGCATCTTGCAATTCACAGACTTCATCCCCAGTTCAATGTATAACAACGTTGAGAGTCTGTCGAATTTGAAGGTGAAAGTGCAAACGCTAGGGCACGTGTTCAAGAAGCAGACCGATACGCTACGAGACGATTACATATCTCCAACTGCGTCCAAGACTAGTCTCCAGGGGCTcggcggtggtggtggtagcGGTAGTGGCTCGAACAGTGGTAGCAATACACCACATTTACCCCATGTGAAGCAGCCGACGTCCGCTAAATTCGCAGAACAAATTGTGCGGCAGTGGGTCAAGAAGGCCGACGCGCATTTTGAGCGGGAAATCAACGTCAACCTGGAGTACAACACAAACCTCGTGGAGACGCTCGTACCCAGCTTCGAGAGTTGCCTGTGTTGCCGTTTCTACTGCGTGCAAGTACACATCAAGTTCCACCACGCGGGGAGTGTCGAATTGAAGATACCCGTAACCGTACGGCACTTCGAGTGCTGA
- the RCE1 gene encoding CAAX prenyl protease (similar to Saccharomyces cerevisiae RCE1 (YMR274C); ancestral locus Anc_8.832), whose translation MLRLCLLLYISVSYVLALYFAPEDVSDYKTKRDDPRVIKARMRQIVKVTILNVVVVPLVISLCSTSGVTFKGAFLDLGILPGHYIARGGQWDLASYVRDIWRCLVLVSLLYVGPLTDAVLCAALTGVPAKQICSDLWGQFNDVWGVRNYLFGPISEELVYTSMLLTTYISLQGPEADPLTLQRLLWQPSVYFGIAHLHHGYEMFASGTLTLWQIGVTVTFQMLYTTVFGALTNYVFLRTGGNLWACIVLHSFCNFMGFPQGSETTFQFTILTPARTKRGAALVSLWNTLYYILLLVGLLLFYFAAGGLVTNEHSLQV comes from the coding sequence ATGTTGAGGCTCTGTCTGCTGTTGTACATCTCCGTTTCGTACGTGTTGGCGCTGTATTTTGCGCCGGAGGATGTGTCCGATTACAAGACGAAGCGGGACGACCCTCGGGTCATCAAGGCGCGGATGAGACAGATCGTCAAAGTGACCATACTGAACGTGGTCGTCGTGCCGCTGGTAATCAGCTTGTGTTCCACCTCGGGGGTGACCTTCAAAGGTGCGTTTCTCGATCTTGGGATCCTTCCGGGCCACTACATTGCCCGTGGTGGACAGTGGGATCTTGCCTCTTACGTGCGGGACATCTGGCGGTGTCTCGTGCTGGTCAGTTTACTGTACGTGGGTCCCCTAACGGACGCTGTTCTGTGTGCTGCTCTTACTGGTGTACCGGCGAAGCAGATCTGTTCGGATCTGTGGGGCCAATTCAACGACGTGTGGGGGGTGAGAAACTACTTGTTCGGTCCCATCAGTGAGGAGCTAGTGTACACTTCAATGTTGCTCACCACGTACATCTCGCTACAGGGTCCAGAAGCTGATCCCCTGACGCTTCAGAGATTGTTGTGGCAGCCCTCCGTTTACTTTGGGATAGCTCACTTGCACCACGGCTACGAGATGTTCGCCAGCGGGACTTTGACCCTGTGGCAGATCGGGGTGACCGTTACGTTCCAGATGCTGTACACTACTGTTTTTGGTGCGCTGACAAACTACGTGTTCCTGCGCACGGGGGGGAACCTGTGGGCATGTATCGTGTTGCACTCGTTTTGCAACTTCATGGGGTTCCCGCAAGGTTCTGAAACGACGTTCCAGTTCACGATCTTGACACCGGCGAGAACAAAGAGGGGCGCGGCCCTTGTGTCCCTTTGGAACACCCTCTACTACATACTGCTACTCGTCGGGCTTTTACTGTTCTACTTCGCTGCTGGTGGGCTGGTCACCAACGAGCACTCGTTGCAAGTGTGA
- the SCS7 gene encoding fatty acid alpha-hydroxylase (similar to Saccharomyces cerevisiae SCS7 (YMR272C); ancestral locus Anc_8.829) produces the protein MSSNSRTLELVSKDTVASHNQKNDAWVVVQGRKVVDISAYIRERPEKEELLLSLAGKDITDRSHEFPGLNADDHLVGYLATDLEEKELLSNKDHKVEVKLEGGETFDSSTFVKDLPTEDKLSIATDTKRDYQKHHFLDLEKPLIPQVLFGSFTKDFYVDQIHRPRHYGKGSAPLFGNFLEPISKTAWYVVPIVWGPVVLYFLGRSLKGIHPIFALMLFALGGFVWTLIEYCMHRFLFHFDDWLPENNVAFTIHFLLHGVHHYLPMDGYRLVVPPALFVVLCTPFYKLVFKLLPHYVACAGFAGGMFGYICYDLIHYFLHHSKMPKFMRKLKQYHLEHHYKNYQLGFGVSNWFWDKVFDTYLGKDAPISPMKYD, from the coding sequence ATGAGCAGCAATTCCAGGACTTTGGAACTGGTCAGCAAGGACACTGTTGCCTCGCACAACCAGAAAAACGACGCTTGGGTCGTCGTACAAGGCAGGAAGGTCGTTGACATTTCTGCCTATATCAGAGAGCGTCCCGAGAAAGAGGAGCTTTTGCTGTCTTTGGCAGGGAAGGATATCACGGACCGGAGCCACGAGTTCCCCGGGTTGAACGCGGATGACCATCTCGTGGGGTACTTGGCGACAgatttggaggaaaaaGAGTTGTTGTCAAACAAGGACCACAAAGTTGAGGTCAAATTGGAAGGTGGTGAAACTTTCGACTCTTCCACTTTCGTCAAGGACTTGCCCACGGAGGATAAGTTGAGTATTGCCACGGACACAAAACGTGATTACCAGAAACATCATTTCCTGGACTTGGAAAAACCGTTGATCCCTCAAGTGCTGTTCGGGAGCTTCACAAAGGACTTCTACGTCGATCAGATCCACAGACCAAGACACTACGGGAAGGGTTCCGCCCCACTGTTTGGGAACTTCTTGGAACCAATCTCGAAGACCGCATGGTACGTCGTCCCCATCGTCTGGGGGCCCGTCGTCCTTTACTTCCTCGGGAGATCATTAAAGGGGATACACCCTATCTTTGCCCTAATGCTCTTCGCACTGGGTGGGTTTGTATGGACTTTGATCGAATACTGCATGCACAGATTCCTGTTCCATTTCGATGACTGGCTACCAGAGAACAACGTCGCCTTCACCATCCATTTCTTACTCCACGGTGTACACCACTACTTGCCCATGGACGGTTACCGTCTAGTGGTCCCACCAGCTTTGTTTGTCGTCCTGTGCACTCCATTTTACAAGTTGGTCTTCAAACTGTTACCCCACTACGTGGCCTGTGCCGGGTTCGCAGGCGGTATGTTCGGCTACATATGCTACGACTTGATCCACTACTTCTTACACCACTCGAAGATGCCAAAGTTCATGAGGAAATTGAAGCAGTACCACTTGGAGCACCACTACAAAAACTACCAATTGGGGTTCGGTGTCTCTAATTGGTTCTGGGACAAAGTGTTCGACACCTACTTGGGCAAAGACGCTCCAATCTCCCCAATGAAGTACGATTAG
- the KNAG0J00330 gene encoding alkene reductase, with the protein MAFLKGVEPLAWKDTKLFEPIKVGNVQLEHRAVMAPLSRMRAEYPGLVPNRQLALEYYDQRSKTPGTLIFTESVIPCAQAGGHDHAPGIWTKEQIDEWTKIFKRIHDNKCFVWLQLISQGRRGSPANLKRDNLRFDAPSPGVYFDENSERAAKECGNPLHGLTKDEMKQYIADYVQAARNAIGAGADGVEVHCATGFLLNQFLDPVTNKRTDEYGGTIENRIRFPLEVIDGIAEAIGWEKMGVRISPYSKFNGMSGSSDPTLLATYVLLLGELQKRANNGKPAAYVHVVEPRVSAPLADYDDIADVTGTNDYIYSVWKGVVIRAGNFTLQEAETKKALENNRSLIAYGRFYIANPDLVERLREGLPLNKYDRSTFYTHTKEGYTDYPTFEEAINWGWK; encoded by the coding sequence ATGGCTTTCCTCAAAGGAGTTGAACCCCTTGCTTGGAAGGACACGAAGTTGTTTGAGCCCATTAAAGTAGGGAATGTGCAATTGGAGCACAGGGCCGTAATGGCCCCCCTTTCAAGAATGAGGGCCGAATACCCGGGTTTGGTCCCAAACAGGCAGCTGGCCCTTGAGTATTACGACCAACGGTCCAAGACACCTGGTACTCTGATCTTTACAGAGAGTGTCATTCCATGCGCACAGGCAGGCGGGCATGACCACGCACCCGGGATTTGGACGAAGGAACAGATTGACGAATGGACAAAGATATTCAAAAGGATACACGACAATAAGTGCTTTGTCTGGTTGCAACTTATCAGCCAAGGAAGACGTGGGTCCCCTGCAAACCTGAAGAGGGATAATCTACGGTTTGATGCTCCCTCTCCAGGTGTGTACTTCGATGAAAACTCGGAGAGGGCAGCTAAAGAATGCGGGAATCCCTTACATGGTCTAACGAAGGACGAGATGAAACAGTACATTGCTGATTATGTGCAAGCCGCTAGAAATGCAATTGGAGCAGGCGCGGATGGGGTGGAGGTCCATTGTGCAACAGGGTTCCTTTTGAACCAATTTTTGGACCCTGTAACGAACAAAAGAACCGATGAATACGGTGGCACGATAGAGAATAGAATACGGTTTCCCCTGGAAGTTATAGATGGTATTGCCGAGGCCATTGGGTGGGAGAAAATGGGGGTCCGCATTTCCCCTTACAGTAAATTTAATGGCATGTCAGGAAGTTCTGATCCGACTCTTCTAGCAACGTACGTTTTACTTTTAGGTGAATTACAAAAGAGAGCCAATAACGGGAAACCCGCGGCGTATGTTCACGTTGTGGAACCTCGTGTTAGTGCACCGCTCGCTGATTACGACGATATTGCCGATGTAACGGGAACTAATGATTACATCTATTCTGTTTGGAAGGGTGTGGTCATCAGAGCGGGCAATTTTACTCTACAGGAAGCTGAGACTAAGAAAGCTTTAGAGAACAATAGGAGTTTGATCGCTTACGGTAGATTCTATATCGCTAATCCCGATTTAGTAGAGCGTCTAAGGGAAGGTCTCCCACTGAACAAGTACGACAGGTCCACTTTTTACACACATACAAAGGAGGGATATACTGATTATCCAACGTTTGAAGAAGCTATTAATTGGGGATGGAAGTGA
- the RRN9 gene encoding Rrn9p (similar to Saccharomyces cerevisiae RRN9 (YMR270C); ancestral locus Anc_8.825), translating to MSDDTSAGESERLEDGPGRNADSVPSNDKELKKIDREQQQTIDSAHELLTTLEYAHRNDLPLHLYSSFLLKKLLCRANERKHAYEVNKFIQHNIKDSWVSWPNENTAINPQTDTIYEDTPTKRGGSNQPAGAVVDDPIRPGEVSERALRHAARLLNIEMNAVWQQGLSRSARIAGTSLDVDKCEMPVELSSRVIGKLDHLFAGLNHKIAQKNKISISNDPEAPVRHISDLEAVQERDDTTRVNQDTKLTYHDIIERACEMNEDMKDIYMKSLELYHDIPKQYRKQQFKLPKKVLKHFRYKHDRTPHLRAMCDTMKDKEYVPIKRLLNDASLNTEERTLLKTFQSNDVEHNLNKKSFLLIKYNQERWERSRNGCEDEDPAVKDTKNGPKQKQQQKGDLPPDISTLPIRKFTPYLDEDAEVDEDEYGIADCLVTLPRRHCNNNNSNNNNINGDNIPK from the coding sequence ATGAGTGATGACACCTCTGCTGGAGAAAGCGAGCGACTCGAGGACGGTCCCGGACGGAATGCGGACTCTGTCCCGAGCAATGACaaggaattgaaaaaaatagacCGAGAGCAACAACAAACCATTGACAGCGCTCACGAATTGCTCACAACTTTGGAATATGCTCATAGAAATGATCTCCCATTGCATCTGTACTCGTcatttcttttgaagaagctgtTGTGCAGGGCAAACGAACGGAAACATGCGTACGAGGTTAACAAATTCATTCAACATAATATAAAGGACAGTTGGGTCAGTTGGCCTAATGAGAACACAGCGATAAATCCACAGACAGATACGATATACGAAGATACCCCCACGAAACGAGGGGGCAGTAACCAACCAGCGGGGGCGGTGGTGGACGATCCGATACGACCTGGTGAAGTATCTGAAAGAGCACTTCGACACGCCGCTCGCCTGTTAAATATCGAAATGAATGCCGTTTGGCAGCAAGGTCTGAGCAGATCTGCGCGCATTGCAGGCACTTCCTTGGATGTTGATAAATGCGAAATGCCCGTAGAGCTTTCCTCACGCGTTATCGGGAAGTTGGATCATCTCTTCGCAGGGTTAAACCACAAGATTGCccaaaagaataaaatCTCCATATCTAACGATCCTGAGGCACCAGTGAGACATATCTCCGATTTGGAAGCTGTTCAGGAACGTGACGATACTACAAGGGTAAATCAAGATACAAAACTAACCTACCACGACATAATTGAACGCGCTTGCGAGATGAACGAAGATATGAAGGACATCTATATGAAATCTTTGGAGTTGTACCACGACATACCGAAACAGTACAGAAAACAGCAATTCAAGCTACCGAAAAAGGTCCTGAAGCATTTTAGGTATAAACATGACAGAACGCCGCATTTGAGGGCTATGTGCGATACCATGAAAGACAAGGAATACGTCCCGATCAAACGGCTTCTTAATGACGCAAGCTTGAACACCGAGGAGAGGACTCTGCTGAAGACGTTCCAGAGTAATGATGTAGAACAcaatttgaacaaaaaatcgTTTCTTCTAATCAAGTATAATCAAGAACGGTGGGAACGAAGTCGGAATGGCTGCGAGGATGAGGACCCGGCAGTGAAAGATACAAAGAATGGACcgaaacagaaacaacaacagaaaggAGATTTACCACCGGATATTTCGACACTACCAATACGGAAATTCACACCGTACCTAGACGAGGACGCTGAAGTagacgaggacgagtaCGGCATAGCAGACTGTTTAGTGACACTACCCAGACGACATTGtaacaataataatagtaataataataatattaatGGTGATAATATACCAAAGTAA
- the TMA23 gene encoding Tma23p (similar to Saccharomyces cerevisiae TMA23 (YMR269W); ancestral locus Anc_8.823), whose translation MADIGTKDVRRIDSKEYLKAYGWKEGEAFKTGGLKKPILVKHKRDKKGLGTTPGNDDSEAWWERLFDGHLKNLDVTTSEKKGEGIVFKQNKAVGSAVSKQSSPLYQWFVQGEGLKGTIGLKRETETPKDVVVGDEEKSRNKSKKSKKRSRDSEEKDKKHHKRHKKDEIKEEKKREKRHAKKKLKSEKKHRSEKKHRSEKKHKTAKKHKK comes from the coding sequence GATGTTAGAAGGATAGATAGCAAAGAATACTTGAAGGCATACGGGTGGAAGGAAGGTGAGGCGTTCAAGACAGGCGGCTTGAAGAAACCCATCTTGGTGAAACACAAGAGAGATAAGAAAGGTTTGGGGACGACACCCGGTAATGATGACAGCGAGGCATGGTGGGAGAGACTGTTTGACGGccatttgaagaatttggACGTGACTACAAGTGAAAAGAAGGGCGAGGGCATTGTCTTTAAACAGAACAAAGCTGTTGGTTCCGCTGTATCAAAGCAGAGTTCCCCGTTATACCAGTGGTTCGTGCAAGGTGAAGGGTTGAAGGGAACCATCGGATTGAAGAGGGAAACAGAAACTCCTAAGGACGTTGTAGTTGGGGACGAAGAGAAGAGTAGGAACAAGTCGAAGAAAAGCAAaaagagatcaagagaCTCTGAGGAGAAGGATAAGAAGCATCACAAGAGGCACAAGAAAGACGaaatcaaagaggagaagaaacggGAAAAAAGGCAtgcaaaaaagaagctcAAGAGCGAAAAGAAGCACAGGAGCGAGAAGAAGCACAGGAGCGAGAAGAAGCATAAGACAGCAAAGAAGCACAAGAAATGA